The genomic DNA catttaataataaatttatttgtttcccGTTAACCTCAGTCCCTAAGTCACTTAAATGAAAAATCGCAATAATTCtccatgttttatttttagctgacaaaaaaaaataaattagttggatttaaaattagtcacgatttagataaaaaaatcctTATCGTACAACACAcccgtaattattttatttaactttttctgttttatccttgtaaatatttagcaaacaacaaataataataataatatatatgtatatgtacacatatatCCGGCACTTAAtcactgataaaatatttccGCGGCAATCGCACAATCTGCGAAAgcttttacactttttttaacattcgcatgctaaataaatttatttatttaatagactaacgaaatttatttttttgtaattatgcAGACTTGATATTTTTGGTCACATGAaatatgcaatttttttaaaatctacaccgcatattgatttaaaaaattttttttgtacctttgatttcgaaaaaaaaaattagcacataatttatcaaattacaGAAGACGTCATGAGCCTGGTCTAGGGGACGTAgggaaatttttagaatttcagTCTTCCCACCGTGCGTAGTTTTGTTCCCGActacccgttataagcctgtgtttattttatataattttaaacgtCATATCAACATTTTGTTACACGCGAGTATCCCGATTTTCCTGGTGCTTATGgcgctaaaataaatacttatctttttacacaaataataattataatgataacggtattgattacagtaatgattaaaataataatttaattaatcaacttaatgctcaataaaacttttaaattgtaacagaagcttttaatataattcatcattacaattatcaacaataaattattttttacttactaatgattaaattatccGCGAAAAATAGacagtaaattttcatcattaatttgtctatttttcctgttgttagtttataattttgagaatttgaacggaggcttataacgggctCTCTGGTACGAAACTCCTTAGAGTTCCCCCTTGAGTGGGGGAAATTATTTGGACTCAGTAACTCCCGATTGAGGGGAAGAGGCTTATGACGAGTAGTCGActgtaattaatgaataaataattttatactgtgcgggaaaaaattttgtttcgtcCCGTGACAggtacaatatttttttacaattacctgcaataaaataaaatttaaatgctgGAGTCAGTCGAAGAGAgagaatttttatataaattaaactgtCAACTCGGTCAGTTAGAATGACACATGATTATCCTGAGagttacaattaaaaaatcaaattgtgACGGTTTAAATTAAGTCTGAAACTAATTTACCGGGTAGGAACAGACGTTCTCTGACCCAGAAAAGAAACTAATGATTTTCGACCCGATAAATCCCTCGGTGTTAAATCGAGTGCTTCGACTGACTAAAGAGGCATCagattgttgataaaaaattattttttttataaatttgctgatgaggcaaaaaaaattttttctgtggccaaaaataatttgattctGCATAGTTGgcattttaaaaagtaaaaaaaatgatttcatatagaaaaaaaaaggtgatattgatttttttatttttctgaatgacatcattatttttatacaaaagagTACACACATTTTTTGTCATCAAGCCGTAGTTAATTATTCACGGAGGTTCTAAACCCTACGAGTTTCCAGCGCTTTAGAGcaggataaaaaattcataaattatttttttaacaaaaattctatttaaaaaaaataataaaagcatAAGATAACAAAAATGCAGATCTCAGCGCCCGAGGTCTATGGAGatgaagtgaaaaaaattcactggATGCGAATaattataaggaaaaaaaatatactttttatttaaatataacaagaaaaaaaaattaatgtaaaaagACAATGAAAGAAAGGTTGTCATCCTGATATAAAAGCGTGACACAGGTCTGATGCTGAACTTGACTCTCTCTTGCTCGCAGGTCCAATTCATTCCGGCAGACTAGCGGTTGTAGGGCATTGCAGGGCTCGGAGGGGGGAGGTTATCGTGGCGCCACCCCTAGCAGCTCGCTTATGGGCAGCTCCAGCATCTCTGCCCACCCCCTCCTGCCCCTTGGCGACCCTGGTATGTACCACGACCGAACAACACTGATATAAATTcaccaattaaatttatcttcaataaaataataattaattatttatttcaaaatgattcattttaaaaaattctattttttttttggatttcgctttttttattttttttattttaaagtaatttgtaaataaacgTCCTATTGTAGAGTAGTGCTTAGGTGACATAGACTGTAggagctttttttatttttatttatttatttattattttttttttcgttacatTGATCAGTTGAAGCtgcattttaataattaaaattaaagacaAATCGGCAGAATGAGCaccgattaaatttttatacaatacaatgttgtggttttttttttaaattaaataaataagtagtCGCTATttgctataaaaaattttaaattaagacTTCTtcctaaataaaaatttttcaaaattcgcaattattaaactaaaggtaaaaaaataaacttgagttaatttttaagaTCAGACTTGGCTTCAATTTTTACCtatcgatatattttttaaaactacccCCCGgtgagttaaaaaatttttcaaccaaATTTAGGTAGAAGTCTTTTTAATCCACAACATTTCCGCTTCTGATTGTCATAAAAGCATTGCCCTGatattaaacagaataaactaaacgaataattagaaaaaaatgatttcttaaaataaataataaaaaaaaaaaaaatactaatgacATAAAATGATTTAGCCCTGGGAACACCTCGTCTGTCTCTGTCATGCGGCTCGATGACGCCGGATTCTCCGACGACTGTGACGAGTGTCTCGATGGGCGGGACGAGTCATCACCGTCGCGACGACACAGCTATGTCCTGTCGGACGCTCACCTCTATCGACGTCCATACACCAGCTACTCCCAATCAAGCACCGGGACGGCATATTACGGCTGCTCACCAGCAACTCCATCATCAtcagcagcaacagcagcagcagcagcagcagcagcaacttCACcaccagcagcagcagcaacggATAACATCATCAACAGGTCGTATCAGCCCCTCTAACAGCAGTCCCCCAGAATTTCCACCACCTCGACCCCTACCCCGACATCCTTGGCAGCGTTCCGCAAGCTGTCGTGAGCTTTACGCGACTTCCTTCGAAGATTCAGGTCGCGCGCGGCAGCCTCGCAATGACAAGCTGGAGGCCGGGTTAGCAGACACCTTCCAGCTGCCATCGCAGGGCGAATTAGATGCACCTGTAACTCGTTACGACGAGAGCAATCGTTCGTACAGTGCAGCGAGCTCAAAGCTGCCATCGCTCGATCACGACTCGGTGCCCGAACGCGTTTACAGCAGCTCCTATCCCGGCACTTCCTCGGTCTCCACCGAGTCCGGGCACGAAGAGTCGGGACCAGGAGCTGACCTATCCCACGACGATTTGTCCCACGACTCCTACGAGCTCCTCGAGCGCGAGCACGAGTTTGAGTATCCCGAGTCTTATTCAAGTCCTCACGAGGACGACGACGAACAGGAGGCACTGTCTGATCAGAGCGACGAGGGAATCGAACACGAAATGTTTCAAATGGACTCTGAAACTGATTCCTTCGTCAAACATCGTTCTATTAAATCTACCgacaaacaattatttaaatctgtaCTCGCGGatattaaaaatgttaataaatcaAAGTCTACGGATCGGCACTCAACTCTTAATAaattagataataaattagataataatactaataataacaataatattataaataatttaattccacTGACGACaccgacgacgacgacgaccaCGACAATtactaacaataatttaatcgTTACAGAGTCGCGAATTCAGCGTTCGTCGACGCAAATCGAacgtaaatttgaaattaaaaataatataggtGACTCAGGTAAGCCGCCGTTGCCGCACCAGGATACCGTCAGAAAAGACCCGGTTATTTTACAAGTGCAGAAGCAAAAGTTGACTGTTTTGAATGAACTGAAGAGTTTGAAACCAAAGTATAAAATTACGCACGTGGATTCCGAAGTGTTGAGGGACGAGGGAATAATGCGACCTAAATCCCGTATTGACGATGACTTGAGTCCGGTCGACGGTAGTAAAACAATTTTAGACCAAGCTCGCGAGAGGACAACGCGCGCTAGAAGTATCGTCAGTCTGGAGGATCAAATTCACCGGCCGTATATCGAGACCGGTAGTCTCGGAAGAAATCACGGCAATAAAAAGCGGGAGGAGACTAGAAGTATTGAGAAACTGATGGCCAAGGAGAGGAAAAATATTGAGAGAGAAGAGCGTAAGAGGATGGAACGTGATGTCAGACGGTGGGATAAGAGTGATCGCGACAGGAGATCGTCAATGGGACGTGTGGATTCCCGAGAAAGACGGAGTATGGAACGTCTTGATTTCCGTGAGACTTATTCTGTACGTGTGGAGAGAGATGACAGCCGCGAGTTGCGCCGCAGCATTGAGAGACTGGATTCAATTGAACGGAATAACGGGGAGAGATTTATTATTGACACGAGTATCAATAATAAAGAGCGCAATGGAAAGCGTAATCATCGGGATTCATGTCGCGGCAAGAGTGTCGAGCGCTTGGATTCAAGGGAACTGAGGAAGAGCATGGAGAGAATCGATTCGAGGGAAAGCCGCAGAAGTCCTGGTAAGACTCACGAGTATGAGAGACACACTTGGGAGCGGATTGATTCTGGCAACAAGAGTCCCTTTGATCACCGTCATAGTTCTTCACGTGACGTACGTGGAAAGAGTTACGAGCGTCTGGATTCCCGCGAACGAGAGCGGCCTACTTTCGACTTCGATCCACGGACTATTGAACGTCTGAGTTCGCTAGAGAAGACTGTGCTCGAGCGATTTATTCCCGCGGATTCATTGGACAAGAGCTACGACAACGgtaatggtaaaaaatattctggCAGCAAAACTTCTGCTGACAGGCGTAGTTTTAGTAGAGTTGACTCTCGGGAGAGACGCAGTCTAGAGAGATTGGATTCACGAGAACGGAGACGTAGTATCGAGTGCTTGGAGCCGTGTAGTGAAAACTCACATCGTCGGAGAGACACGAGAGATAAAAAGGATGAGCTGCCCAGAGAACGTGATGACTGGAGAAGTTTGGAACGTGCTCGCAAAGAAGCCGAGCGGCTTGAACGTGAGCGACAGATCAAAGTATTTATGGAAACACGTAATGACGCTGATTTACCACTGGAATGTGAAGCCAAAATAAAGTCATCATTTACTGAGTACGATCCGAAAGTCGTCGGCGGAGTTATTGTTGGCTTCGAAGAGACTTCTTTGGCGGGACACATTCCCGTCGAACGGACCAAGAGCGATCCTTGTCCTGGACGGCAGCGAATTGGGTCTAACAGCAAGAGACATATGCTGATGCACCAGAAGTCTATTGATCTTACGCCCGCGGACTCGGGTGACGAGGACGCGTTTATTGCCGAGGCGCCACGTAAAAATAACGACATTCCTTACACGCTCCACAAGCGCGTCATGAATGGGACAGTTTCTGAGGACAAGTCGGAATCAGACAGCGgtaaaaattcaacgaaaGTCACCAGTAAATCTATCGATTTAGTTAAACTACCGATTAAACAAGTGACAGATGTATCAATGCTGGACTTAACAAAACTACCGCCCACTCCAAATGCTATTAcgaaattaataacagatcGACCGAAGAGTATTCTTATAAGTCCTGACAAAACAAAGTCTCCAAAAATACTCAGTCCTAAATTATCACCCACGGAACCTAAAATAATTCACATAAATACGGAAAAGACACCTACGGGCATTTTAAAATCGCCTTTGAAGACgatggataaaataaaaaatgaaaaaatccacAAGTTATCACCCACTGATCCCAATGTCACGATTATTTCGGTGATTGATAAGAAGAGTAAAAAATCTCCCGCCGACTCCGGGTCTGAGCGTTCGCCTTCCAAGGGCCAGAGCCTAGCGAGCATCGTTTGCCTGGAAATGAAGCAGGTGCTGGAGAAAAAGGAGGTTCAGAAAGAGCGACTGAAGGTCCCGGACGACTCGCTAGAGAAGCAAGAcagcattgaaaaaattccgcTGCCAGAGATTCCTATCCGAGGTGGAATTATCAGATCTCCAACATTAGAAAGGTCTCCGACCAAAGACAAGTCGCCGGTGCGGTCACCGACTAAAGAAAAATCACCCGTCAAGTCGCCGACTAAAAAATCACCGACTAGAGAAGTGATAACTGTTGACATTGAGCCTCAGCCGCCGGCTACACCCACACACAGACCGACTACGCCGATAAATATTCCACCGGCTTCACCGACACGTAAACCAGACGCATCTCCGAAGACTTCAACAGCAACTTCACCAGCGAAAAAGCCCGAGAAACCAAAGACTCTTGAAAAACCCAGCATACCTGAGAAAACAAAACGTATTTTAGATCGTATTGAGTCACGTTTCTCTGAAATAAGTAAAAACTCACCGACAAAAGTATCACGTCCTAAAATAATAGACACTGGGTTTGATGACTTCGTTGATCCGGTAGCAGATTTACCGCTTGATGACGTCCCAGTTAAGCCAGCGTTTGAATTGGAGACACTGAAAGTCCCTGACTTTAATCCATTTATGCTGAGACCCCATGCAGAGCCGCTGCGTTCAAAGTCACTGTCGCTGGCTGAGGAGAAGGCGCCGATAGACACTCTGCTGTCGCCGGAAGTTGAGAACAAACACTTTGTCCAAGATGTGTCGccgaagaaaataaaaaaagccaaGTCGGAACCCAAGAAGGACTTCAAGAAGCAGTCAAAGTCACTTGAAGGCGACAAGCCGCCGCTTAAGAAGACGGGATCCAAAGAGTCGCGCGTGTCGCCGGCGACCTCTAAGATCGATAAGTCGAAGTTAAAATTAGACATGCCGCaggaaataataatcattgaCTCGACggatgttgatgttgatgtgGAACCGGAGATCAGTATTGTACAGAAAGGGAGATCCAAGTCAGTGACCCGGTTGACTGATCGCTCTCTGTCTAAAGACGAAGAGCCCAAGAAACCGCGGGCTAAGTCCGCCTCCGTTGATGACGAATTGATAAAAGGAATTGTTGTTTTTAAAGTTGATAAGGCGCGGCCCAAGTCTCTGGGGATTTCCAAGAGTCTCAGCAACACGGAGAAAGATTCTATTGACAGAGTATCCCcgaagaaaataatgaaaggCAAATCCGTTGATGGCAAAGTGTCTCCTATTCGCAGATCACCTTCTCGTTCACCCGCGCGCAGTCCTGATGCCAAAGAGCTGCCGGTTCTTAAAGACGAAGGCGAAGAAGAAGCGGCGGCTGAGGAAATCGAAGTAAAACCTGACGTAGACAAAGACGAGgataagttaaaattaaaattgaatgataCTGCGCAAGACAAATTGGTAGTTCGTGAAAGTGGACCAGTGCTACGACGTATGGATTC from Microplitis mediator isolate UGA2020A chromosome 7, iyMicMedi2.1, whole genome shotgun sequence includes the following:
- the LOC130671215 gene encoding uncharacterized protein LOC130671215 isoform X3 → MIDIDNNFGMMGSSKMPHSHSTPAGVDGGSRTPPTTPRKAGKMLAVRVQMLDDKVTMFQVQAKALGRVLFDQVCKQLNLLEADYFGLEYQEPNGTKYWLDLEKPVCRQVGLTMVDPLLRFCVKFYTPDPGQLEEEFTRYLFCLQIKRDLAHGLLQCNDNTAALMASYIVQAECGDYVIEDYPDHTYLSTYKFVPHQDHELERRIMENHKKHSGQSPAEADLNLLETARRCELYGMKMHQAKDHEGVPLNLAVAHMGIVVFQGYTKINTFSWAKIRKISFKRKRFLIKLHPEGYGYYKDTVEFFFDGRNECKNFWKKCVENHGFFRCSVVKRVLRQKTRVLSRGSSFRYSGKTQKQIVEFVRDNYVKRQTFQRSNSFRQTSGCRALQGSEGGGYRGATPSSSLMGSSSISAHPLLPLGDPALGTPRLSLSCGSMTPDSPTTVTSVSMGGTSHHRRDDTAMSCRTLTSIDVHTPATPNQAPGRHITAQQRITSSTGRISPSNSSPPEFPPPRPLPRHPWQRSASCRELYATSFEDSGRARQPRNDKLEAGLADTFQLPSQGELDAPVTRYDESNRSYSAASSKLPSLDHDSVPERVYSSSYPGTSSVSTESGHEESGPGADLSHDDLSHDSYELLEREHEFEYPESYSSPHEDDDEQEALSDQSDEGIEHEMFQMDSETDSFVKHRSIKSTDKQLFKSVLADIKNVNKSKSTDRHSTLNKLDNNLIVTESRIQRSSTQIERKFEIKNNIGDSGKPPLPHQDTVRKDPVILQVQKQKLTVLNELKSLKPKYKITHVDSEVLRDEGIMRPKSRIDDDLSPVDGSKTILDQARERTTRARSIVSLEDQIHRPYIETGSLGRNHGNKKREETRSIEKLMAKERKNIEREERKRMERDVRRWDKSDRDRRSSMGRVDSRERRSMERLDFRETYSVRVERDDSRELRRSIERLDSIERNNGERFIIDTSINNKERNGKRNHRDSCRGKSVERLDSRELRKSMERIDSRESRRSPGKTHEYERHTWERIDSGNKSPFDHRHSSSRDVRGKSYERLDSRERERPTFDFDPRTIERLSSLEKTVLERFIPADSLDKSYDNGNGKKYSGSKTSADRRSFSRVDSRERRSLERLDSRERRRSIECLEPCSENSHRRRDTRDKKDELPRERDDWRSLERARKEAERLERERQIKVFMETRNDADLPLECEAKIKSSFTEYDPKVVGGVIVGFEETSLAGHIPVERTKSDPCPGRQRIGSNSKRHMLMHQKSIDLTPADSGDEDAFIAEAPRKNNDIPYTLHKRVMNGTVSEDKSESDSGKNSTKVTSKSIDLVKLPIKQVTDVSMLDLTKLPPTPNAITKLITDRPKSILISPDKTKSPKILSPKLSPTEPKIIHINTEKTPTGILKSPLKTMDKIKNEKIHKLSPTDPNVTIISVIDKKSKKSPADSGSERSPSKGQSLASIVCLEMKQVLEKKEVQKERLKVPDDSLEKQDSIEKIPLPEIPIRGGIIRSPTLERSPTKDKSPVRSPTKEKSPVKSPTKKSPTREVITVDIEPQPPATPTHRPTTPINIPPASPTRKPDASPKTSTATSPAKKPEKPKTLEKPSIPEKTKRILDRIESRFSEISKNSPTKVSRPKIIDTGFDDFVDPVADLPLDDVPVKPAFELETLKVPDFNPFMLRPHAEPLRSKSLSLAEEKAPIDTLLSPEVENKHFVQDVSPKKIKKAKSEPKKDFKKQSKSLEGDKPPLKKTGSKESRVSPATSKIDKSKLKLDMPQEIIIIDSTDVDVDVEPEISIVQKGRSKSVTRLTDRSLSKDEEPKKPRAKSASVDDELIKGIVVFKVDKARPKSLGISKSLSNTEKDSIDRVSPKKIMKGKSVDGKVSPIRRSPSRSPARSPDAKELPVLKDEGEEEAAAEEIEVKPDVDKDEDKLKLKLNDTAQDKLVVRESGPVLRRMDSIQSPAIQRRAKSLDTTAPLIPLNKLPPANAVSPKDDTVDDPDDKALDNDKKEIKPTAVEVSPNHRSDSTDPTPVPEIFTDSQSMTEPSTQYLESPLNEFQDITTCPDLIPYEQESGQVQQRQSQEVETVTTKIKPATRFIDQSSVESSAEPDIVQDNQIKPLSDVKKTKGEKKAESSSGTDSSEGEKKGIDRKMKTIGSSLSITTDEATPRGSIERDDVPNVTVSIVEGQMEMPIDYFDGDDAPHMVKSPIQISIEECSDVEEEPSASEEQNDELFDQAVFQAQQQEKQRLDSAGDTSEDTLDALDAQIQMQGPDSDVSSPDYADKMDEKTLVEVELTPEYLEMRKEDDEEAEELPEDEPPRMDSADLSNADLDNKKSRLSTERSRSEETITYTPDREDPDSSSCSIARPLGIGVLQPIVDHREIAMIKESRRELSLEDESSSGSQPGPRMEMSSTWKPFPLESSGSSSLEDAGWMPPDSDQHHQYPEGASGEDSFREDLADYPGALAYTIGPEILANYGAFALSRTLSRISERSTTSEQDKSDLEDSFKPSSRSPSLDDESLMSSDHQPSLSSDPPSGTALPSVSEDRRTSSELPDIPIDVPGNPDDDTKSPRTRRSRLQLQTSEDWPSPPSSPVFETPVVSHVETFYMEIKPEEAVKVTVTDSTETPRNEDSDSSDENRTLHDDLHSGLLEDNQSSTSATLVDGTVKIVVKPRSNSYITGSSHSEDTSMGLSMSEWSSSNNTVRQFCQYSGTKSDDNSLAELGASISDWSGSTTVIPGQQYYTAIAAEKSQSDTTTSEKSVTSMRPNSKCQNVNLSASREDLTNLGFDDDDTGYPDDGEEGEGDDDQRNDEFNEARKFVESQFDEHRKRYDDDQSTNAYTDISPPQIVFHRDYDDEEEEGVDEDLEFGALPSIPVPILEEEEEDEDQHLYDNVPVRNIGRSRMKISPADSMSEDTQDRYSGLASRSRSGDDEWSFEEPRVEMSLDEDRSSRALKEAAHKFNRGYSDPVPLDNRRGTRSTQRPVIFPNRAKSTPYYSTTSLSGESTTSSPPMPVRTQIRTKTMAAYAACRSPQSEGDTSSSMDSPAHTPDRGQRAFRRKRQLNAKRRHRVSMDLEIKDGHVVSSTDSSFDVANIPPPLLIEEQEDVNPDEEEEDMMETLGHEQ